A region of Cryptococcus decagattii chromosome 3, complete sequence DNA encodes the following proteins:
- a CDS encoding Grx4 family monothiol glutaredoxin: protein MVFARLGLHTLRSLPQSQVARSTTILAQRRFISAEARKLIDEAVKSNPLVVFMKGTPDAPQCGFSRAVCQILDVQGVPRENLKTYNCLEDQELREGIKEYSEWPTIPQVYIKGEFVGGCDILLSMHQSGELEDLLIKEGLAPPLPEGSESSA from the exons ATGGTCTTCGCCAGACTCGGTCTCCATACCCTT CGATCCCTTCCTCAATCTCAGGTCGCACGATCAACCACTATTCTTGCCCAAAGGCGGTTCATTTCCGCTGAGGCTAGAAAACTCATTGACGAG GCTGTCAAGAGCAACCCTCTTGTTGTCTTCATGAAGGGCACACCTGATGCCCCTCAATGTGGTTTTTCCAGGGCCGTTTGCCAGATCCTTGATGTTCAG GGTGTCCCAAGAGAGAATCTCAAGACCTACAACTGTCTAGAGGACCAGGAGCTTCGTGAGGGCATCAAGGAGTACAG TGAATGGCCTACCATCCCTCAGGTCTACATCAAGGGTGAATTCGTTGGTGGATGTGACATTCTTTTGTCAA TGCACCAAAGCGGAGAGCTCGAGGACCTGTTGATCAAGGAGGGTCTTGCTCCTCCGCTTCCGGAGGGATCCGAGAGCAGTGCCTAA